In Meleagris gallopavo isolate NT-WF06-2002-E0010 breed Aviagen turkey brand Nicholas breeding stock chromosome 2, Turkey_5.1, whole genome shotgun sequence, the following are encoded in one genomic region:
- the CALM2 gene encoding calmodulin-2 — protein MRSLGQNPTEAELQDMINEVDADGNGTIDFPEFLTMMARKMKDTDSEEEIREAFRVFDKDGNGYISAAELRHVMTNLGEKLTDEEVDEMIREADIDGDGQVNYEEFVQMMTAK, from the exons ATGAGATCACTTGGTCAGAACCCCACAGAAGCAGAATTACAGGATATGATCAATGAAGTAGATGCTGATG GCAATGGCACAATTGACTTCCCAGAGTTTCTGACAATGAtggcaagaaaaatgaaagatacaGATAGCGAAGAAGAAATTAGAGAAGCGTTCCGTGTGTTTGACAAG gATGGTAACGGTTACATTAGTGCTGCAGAACTTCGTCATGTGATGACAAATCTTGGGGAAAAGCTAACAGATGAAGAAGTTGATGAAATGATTAGGGAAGCAGACATTGATGGTGATGGTCAAGTAAACTATGAAG